The following proteins come from a genomic window of Clostridiales bacterium:
- a CDS encoding ABC transporter permease has translation MAQLLQSILGGANQGLLWALLALGVFISFRILNFADLTAEGSFALGGAVVASLITKGLEPALSSLIAFLAGTLAG, from the coding sequence ACAACTTTTACAATCAATATTGGGCGGCGCCAATCAAGGCTTGTTATGGGCATTGTTGGCGCTCGGTGTTTTTATATCATTTAGGATATTAAATTTTGCCGACCTTACCGCCGAGGGAAGTTTTGCTTTAGGCGGCGCGGTTGTGGCGTCTTTGATTACCAAAGGTCTAGAACCCGCGCTGTCCAGTCTTATCGCGTTTTTGGCGGGGACTTTGGCAGGAC